A stretch of DNA from Mucilaginibacter daejeonensis:
CATGCGCGGGTCTTCGGGCAGGATCTCCATATCGGGGTAGTCAATATATTCGGCGTACCAGCGTATGGCGCTCACCACGTCCAGCGCATCATCAGGCGTGATATTAATGGTTTCGAACGCGTACAATTTTTTCTTGGCGTACGCGAACAGTTGGATCTCGTTCTCATCCGGTGCGTAGTCTTCTTCGGTAACGCAGTAAACCTTGACCTTGAGTGCTGTGTCGCGCGAATGGATCACATCACGGCAAGGATCATTAGGGTCGGTAGCTAAAAGAAATACGTTGTGGTCCATAACCAGTAAATGATTGATACGGTTCAATAATATTACCATTTAAACAACTTTATGTTTTAATGATATTTTAATGCGTCTAACGCCATTTTTTCGAACAAAACACTTGGTGCGGTGTAGTTTATAGATAATGTGAAAGCGCAATGAAGAAGTTAAGATATATGATACCGGTATTATTATTATTTGCACTGGCCAGCTGCGGCGAGAACCCGCATAATACCTTTGGTGGCCCGTCAAACAACCCGCACGATACATCAGCTTCCCGGCGTGATACCAGTTCCGTGAGTACGCGTACCGATGGCCACGAGCGATAAGCGATAATAGAACGATGAGTTGTGGAAATGACCGGGAATAAATTCCACATTCTACAGTAAATATTTCCCCATAGTAAACTCAAGTGATTGTTAAAGGCAACTTAATTAAGTTAAATGGGCGTTTTTAACCTTTGGTATAAAAATTGGATATATGAAAATGCCCTACTCAAAGGGCTGTTTTTCATAGGTAGATGTAGAGTCGGATAGCTGCGAGAGTGATTCCGACTTTTTTATTTAGAAAGAATTTTTTCGCCTTAACCCTTCCGCGCCAAAACGTAACAGATCTTTAGAGGTGATGTAACCTACCGTATTGAGCACGATCTGCCCTTTACTATTCATAATGATGAGCGTAGGGTAAGCCCGCATACCCCATTGCTGCGCCAGTTGCGGGTGGTTGCCCCGCTCCATATCTAGCGCTACGTTCACAAAATTCGAGTTAAAGAACTCCGCAGCTTTAGGATCTTTAAAGGTCGTTGCCTTGAGCATTTTGCATGGACCGCACCAGGTAGCATAAGCATCAACAAAGATGTATTTATGCTGCGCCGCAGCTTGTTTAAGCGCCTCGGGCCATGAGTTCTCGATAAAGTTGATCTGGGTGTTTTGACCCCGGCTGATCAGCGTGGCCGTTACCAGCAGTATGATCAGTGATGCGCGTTTAATCATTGATGTCATATTCCATAAAAAACTCCACCTGGTTTTCCAGGCGGAGAGTTATCAGCTATTATTTATTAATTAGGGACGGAAAGGGCGTTGCGGCCTTTGCTGGCGCTGTTGTTCCTGCTGCTGCTGTTGCTGCTGGCGTTGTTGTTCACGCTGTTGCTGTTGTTGTTGGCGTTGTTGTTCTTGTTGCTGCTGACGCTGTTGCTGTTGTTGTTGGCGTTGCTGTTCTTGTTGCTGCTGACGCTGTTGCTCCTGCTGTTGACGTTGTTGTTCTTGTTGCTGCTGACGCTGTTGCTCCCGTTGTTGGCGTTGCTGTTCTTGTTGTTGCTGACGCTGTTGCTCCTGCTGTTGACGTTGAATCTCTTGTTGCTGTTGACGTTGTTGCTCCTGCTGTTGGCGTTGCTGTTCTTGACGCTGTTGCTCTTGCTGTTGACGTTGCTGTTCCTGCTGTTGCTGGCGTTGTTGATCCTGTTGTTGCTGCCTTTGTTGCTGTTGCTGCTGCCACTGTTGGCGACGCATATCCTGCTGCTGACGTTGTTGCTGCCACTGCTGGCGGCGTTGTTCCATTTGCTGGCGCTGCTCGTCAGTAGGCTGGCCTTGCTGTCCCTGCTGCTGACGTTGTTGCTGCCACTGCTGGCGACGTTGTTCCATTTGTTGGCGCTGCTCGTCAGTTAGCTGGCCTTGCTGTCCCTGTTGTTGACGTTGTTGTTGCCACTGCTGGCGACGTTGTTCCATTTGCTGGCGCTGCTCGTCAGTTAGCTGTCCTTGTTGGCCGTTGTCGCTACGTTGGCCCCATTGCTGGCGGCGTTGGTCATCACGGCCTTGCTGGTCTTGCACGGCACGTTGCTGGTCGGCCACCTGCTGCTGATCTTGTTGCTGGCGGCGGCGCTGATCTTGTTCGTAACCGATGCGGTCGGTCTGCACGCCATTGCGGGTAGGGCGGCCATTATTAC
This window harbors:
- a CDS encoding YajG family lipoprotein — encoded protein: MKKLRYMIPVLLLFALASCGENPHNTFGGPSNNPHDTSASRRDTSSVSTRTDGHER
- a CDS encoding thioredoxin family protein, with protein sequence MIKRASLIILLVTATLISRGQNTQINFIENSWPEALKQAAAQHKYIFVDAYATWCGPCKMLKATTFKDPKAAEFFNSNFVNVALDMERGNHPQLAQQWGMRAYPTLIIMNSKGQIVLNTVGYITSKDLLRFGAEGLRRKNSF